In Flavobacterium lacustre, a genomic segment contains:
- a CDS encoding anthranilate synthase component I family protein, with protein MKSFTLNTKYKQILADTITPVSVYLKIRDKFPNSLLLESSDYHGNDNSFSYICCNPIASIKIENEIISKTFPDGSSENIAIDANTNIPEVIQEFSGQFKSEKNDFKFINNGLFGYISYDAVRYFEKVSIAKKENSNTIPDVYYAVYQNIIAINHFKNEAYIFCHSLDGKNNIAEIEQLLQSRNIASYKFTKDGEGFSNLTDDEFKHNVALAKKHCFRGDVFQLVLSRRFTQGFKGDEFNVYRALRSINPSPYLFFFDYGDFKIFGSSPEAQIIVKDRKAEIHPIAGTFKRTGDDEKDAILAKELAIDKKENSEHVMLVDLARNDLSRNGHNVNVEKYREVQFFSHVIHLVSKVTGHLHEKATTMQVVADTFPAGTLSGAPKHRAMQLIEDYEKTNRNFYGGAIGFMDFEGNFNHAIMIRTFLSKNHQLHSQAGAGIVASSDEESEMQEVYNKLRALNAALDLAETI; from the coding sequence TTGAAATCTTTTACACTAAATACAAAATACAAGCAAATACTTGCCGACACCATTACTCCGGTAAGTGTATATTTAAAAATTCGCGACAAATTCCCGAATAGCTTATTATTAGAAAGTAGTGACTATCATGGGAATGACAATAGTTTCTCTTACATCTGTTGCAATCCGATTGCTTCAATAAAAATAGAGAACGAAATCATCTCAAAAACATTTCCTGATGGAAGTTCTGAAAACATTGCCATTGATGCCAATACCAATATCCCGGAAGTAATTCAGGAGTTTTCAGGGCAATTCAAATCAGAGAAAAATGATTTCAAATTCATAAATAATGGTTTGTTTGGCTATATTTCATACGATGCGGTTCGTTATTTTGAAAAAGTAAGCATTGCCAAAAAAGAAAATAGCAATACAATTCCGGACGTGTATTATGCCGTGTACCAAAACATTATTGCCATTAATCATTTCAAAAATGAAGCATATATTTTTTGCCACAGCTTAGACGGGAAAAATAATATTGCCGAAATTGAACAACTATTACAATCCCGAAACATTGCTTCGTATAAATTCACTAAAGATGGAGAAGGTTTTTCGAATTTGACAGACGATGAGTTCAAGCACAATGTGGCTTTGGCCAAAAAGCATTGTTTTAGAGGAGATGTATTCCAATTGGTATTATCCCGAAGATTTACACAAGGTTTTAAAGGTGATGAATTCAATGTGTATCGCGCTTTAAGAAGCATTAATCCTTCCCCTTATTTGTTCTTTTTTGACTACGGCGATTTCAAAATATTTGGTTCTTCGCCAGAAGCACAGATTATTGTAAAAGACCGTAAAGCCGAAATTCATCCTATTGCAGGTACTTTCAAAAGAACGGGTGATGATGAAAAAGATGCTATTCTTGCCAAAGAATTGGCCATCGATAAAAAAGAAAATAGTGAACATGTCATGTTGGTCGATTTAGCCCGAAACGATTTAAGCCGAAACGGTCACAATGTGAATGTAGAAAAATACAGAGAAGTACAATTCTTCTCTCATGTCATTCACTTGGTTTCAAAAGTGACAGGACATTTGCACGAAAAAGCAACAACCATGCAAGTGGTAGCCGACACATTTCCAGCAGGAACTTTGAGCGGCGCGCCAAAACACAGAGCAATGCAACTGATTGAAGATTATGAAAAAACAAATCGTAATTTTTATGGAGGCGCCATTGGTTTTATGGATTTTGAAGGGAACTTTAATCACGCCATCATGATTCGTACGTTCCTAAGTAAAAACCATCAATTGCATTCTCAGGCAGGAGCCGGAATTGTTGCCAGCTCAGATGAAGAAAGTGAAATGCAGGAAGTATACAATAAATTAAGAGCGTTGAATGCCGCTTTAGATTTAGCCGAAACCATTTAG